One window from the genome of Spiractinospora alimapuensis encodes:
- a CDS encoding Fur family transcriptional regulator, with protein MTSRRETVRRALNESTAFRSAQDLYADLRAGGSKIGLTTVYRALQSLSESGEIDVLRNDDGEAVYRLCDTDRHHHHLVCRTCGRTVEVEGPAVETWADTIGRQHGFVNITHTVEVFGTCPTCAAAQAQGPDPDSTGRAQRTSA; from the coding sequence TTGACCTCACGCCGCGAAACGGTCCGCCGCGCCCTCAACGAGAGCACGGCGTTCCGCAGCGCCCAAGACCTCTACGCCGACCTTCGTGCCGGCGGGTCCAAGATCGGCCTGACCACCGTCTACCGTGCCCTGCAGTCACTCAGTGAGTCCGGCGAGATCGACGTCCTGCGCAACGACGACGGTGAGGCGGTGTACCGCCTGTGCGACACCGACCGGCACCATCACCACCTCGTCTGCCGCACGTGCGGCAGAACCGTGGAGGTCGAGGGACCGGCGGTGGAGACCTGGGCCGACACGATCGGGCGGCAGCACGGATTCGTGAACATCACGCACACGGTCGAGGTGTTCGGGACGTGTCCGACGTGTGCCGCGGCCCAGGCGCAGGGCCCCGACCCGGACAGCACGGGTCGGGCTCAGCGCACCAGCGCCTGA
- a CDS encoding SGNH/GDSL hydrolase family protein produces MNASSFAPQLPDSLAFVAIGDSFTEGLSDPGVDGAFRGWADRVAEGLAGHVTDLRYANLAVRGKLVRQIVGEQVPEAIALNPDLVALSAGGNDIIRPGGDPDRVARVFESGVARLRAAGARVLICTGGDLGWQPVMRHLRGRVATYNMHLWGIAQKYDCSVVDLWWMRVLQDGRAWSGDRLHLSADGHRRVALRALEVLGVTPEEDWRAPLPPDEPVAWSAARQEDLRWAREYLVPWVRRRIQGVSSGDGRAAKRPTLGPLR; encoded by the coding sequence ATGAATGCTTCTTCGTTTGCCCCCCAACTCCCCGACAGCCTGGCCTTCGTCGCGATCGGTGACAGCTTCACCGAGGGCCTGAGCGACCCCGGCGTGGACGGCGCGTTCCGTGGGTGGGCGGATCGCGTCGCGGAGGGGCTGGCCGGACACGTCACCGACCTCCGCTACGCCAACCTCGCGGTCCGGGGAAAGCTCGTGCGCCAGATCGTGGGCGAACAGGTCCCGGAGGCCATCGCGCTGAACCCGGACCTGGTGGCGCTCTCGGCCGGCGGTAACGACATCATCCGGCCCGGCGGTGACCCTGACCGCGTGGCGCGCGTCTTCGAGTCCGGGGTCGCCCGGCTACGGGCCGCCGGAGCGCGGGTCCTCATCTGTACCGGTGGTGACCTCGGCTGGCAGCCGGTGATGCGGCACCTGCGTGGCCGGGTGGCCACCTACAACATGCATCTGTGGGGCATCGCGCAGAAGTATGACTGTTCGGTGGTGGACCTGTGGTGGATGCGGGTTCTGCAGGACGGCCGTGCCTGGAGTGGTGACCGGTTGCACTTGTCCGCCGACGGGCACCGCCGGGTCGCGTTGCGTGCGTTGGAGGTGCTGGGCGTGACTCCGGAGGAGGACTGGCGCGCCCCGCTGCCCCCCGACGAGCCCGTGGCCTGGAGCGCCGCCCGGCAGGAGGACCTGAGGTGGGCTCGGGAGTATCTCGTTCCCTGGGTGAGACGTCGGATCCAGGGTGTGTCGTCGGGTGACGGTCGGGCCGCCAAGCGTCCGACGTTGGGACCCCTGCGCTGA